The window GGACTGCTCGTCTTCATGCTGTTGTTCAGCTTCGTCGGGCCGCTGCTGATCGGATACACCGGCGACGAGATAAACCTGCGCATCGCCAATCACATCCCGACGATGGATCACTGGCTGGGCACCGACGCGTACGGTCGCGACGTCTTGACCCGCCTGATGTTCGCAGGGCGCATCTCGCTGACGATCGGCATCGCCTCAATGCTGCTCTCCCTCATCCTCGGTGCGGTTCTGGGCATCGTGGCCGGCTACTACGGTGGTCTCGTCGACGCCGTCATCATGCGCGCCGCCGATCTGCTGATGTCCATTCCCGGGCTGCCGCTTCTCATCGTCATGGCAGCCGTGCTCTCAGAGCTGAAGGTGCGGCCGGAGTCGCGCATCTACGTCGTGATGATCCTGCTCAGCGTGATCGGGTGGCCCTCGCTTGCCCGGCTGATCCGCGGGCAGGTGCTGTCGCTGCGCGAGGCGCCGTACATGCGCGCCGCCGAGGTGCTCGGTCTGAGTGCGGCCTCGCGCCAGTTCCGCCATCTGCTTCCCAACGTCATGCCGCTTCTGATCGTGGTGGCAACGCTCAGCACGGCATCGGGCATCCTCAGCGAGTCGGCACTGAGCTTTCTCGGTCTTGGCGTCGTTCCACCGAACGCCTCGTGGGGAAACATGATCAGCGCCGCCAATAACCTCATCGACTTTCAGCAGCACTGGTGGTTGTGGGTGCCACCGGGAGTGGCGCTGCTGATCACGGTCGCCGCCATCAACGTGCTCGGCGACCGTCTGCGTGACGTCTTCGACCCCAGGATGCGAAAGTGAGTGCCATGCCCTCCGCCCTACCCGCGGCATCCGGTCCCTCCCAGCCGCTCGTGCGCGTCGAGGACCTCACCGTGCGCTTTCCTTCTGGCGGCGGCCATCGTGTCGTGGTGGATGGCATCGGTTTCGAGATCGAAGCGGGCCAGGTCGTCAGCATCGTCGGCGAATCGGGTTCGGGTAAGAGTCTGACGGCGCTGTCGCTGCTGAAGCTCGTCGACGAACCGGGTGAGATCTCGGGTGGGCGGGTGCTCTTCGACGGCAACGACGTGCTCACCCTGCGCCGCACCGCGCTGCAGCGGGTGCGCGGCGGCGAGGTGGGAATGATCTTCCAGGAGCCGATGCGCTCCCTCAACCCCGTCTTCACGATCGGGCGGCAGCTGATCGAGACGATCCGCGCGCACGAATCCGTCTCACGTTCGCAGGCGTATGAGCGGTCGGTGGAGTGGCTCAAGCGAGTGGGGCTCCCCGACCCGGATCGCATCATGGGCTCGTATCCCCACGAGTTGTCGGGTGGGATGCTGCAGCGGGCCATGATCGCGGTCGCACTGTGCTGCGACCCGAAGCTGCTCATCGCCGATGAGCCGACGACCGCACTGGATGTCACCATCCAGGCGCAGATCATCGACCTCATCCTCGACCTGCGCGACGAGACGGGCATGGCGGTCTTGTTCATCACCCACGATCTGGGGGTGGTCGCCGAGGTCGCCGACGTCGTTCTGGTGATGTATGACGGTCAGATCATCGAGCGTGGTGATGTGTTCACGGTGTTCGAGCGGCCGCAGCATCCCTACACCGACGCCCTGCTGCGCGCGCGACCGATGCCAGGAGCGCGGTTGGACCGGCTGCCCATCATCTCGGACGAGGTGCGGCGCATGGCCTCCCGGCGGCCCGAGAGCGCGGGGGTGGACGCATGACGAATGCGACGGTGCGCAGCGGGGATCAGCCGGCCACCCGCAACGTGGACGAAGACTTCTTGGTCGAGGCCACCGACATCGTCAAGGTGTTCCACTCGCGCGGGGGCGGTCGCCGGGCCTCGAAAGACGAGGTGCGCGCCGTCGACGGGGTCAGCCTGAGCATTCGTGAGGGTGAGATGTTCGGGCTCGTCGGAGAGTCGGGCAGCGGAAAGACCACGTTCGGGCAGTCGATTCTGCGCATGCACGAGCCGACCTCGGGATCCGTGCGCTTTCGTGGCGAAGAGATCCTCGGTCTCTCGCGTGGGCAGCTGCGCCGGCTGCGGCCGCGCATGCAGTATGTGTTCCAAGACCCGTTCAGTGCGCTCAATCCTCGGTTGTCGATCGCGGCGGCCATCGGTGAGCCGATGCGCGCCCACGGTCTGGCCACGGGCAACGACGAGCGCGATCGTGTCATCGACGTGCTCGCGCAGTGCGGGATGGAGGCGGATGCCCTGGATCGTTATCCGCACGAGTTCTCCGGCGGACAGCGCCAGCGCATCGTGATCGCCCGCGCAATGGCGCTGCGGCCCGAGTTCGTCGTGGCCGACGAGCCCGTCTCGGCGCTGGATGTCTCGGTGCAGGGGCAGATCGTCAACCTGCTGTGTGATCTGCGCGACCAGCAGCACACATCGTTCCTGTTCATCTCCCATGATCTGAGCGTGGTCGAGCACATGTGCACCGCAGTGGCGATCATGTACCGGGGCGTCGTGGTGGAGCAGGGCACTCGTGACCAGATCTTCACAGACCCGCGGCATCCGTACACACAGGAGCTGCTCGCAGCGGTGCCCATCGCCGACCCGCGGGAGCGCGGACGACGGCGCGGGCGACGAGCCAGCCGCGAATGGGATGACAGGACGGCACCTCGTGCGGCGTTGCGCGACATCGGCGACGGGCACCTGCTGGCGCTGTAGCGTCGTCGGGCGGCGGTACAGCTAGGCGTGGCTAGACTCGCGGTGTGACCGATTCGCCGGATGCGGGGGAATCGCGGCGGGCGCGCCGCGGCCCGGCGCGTGCCACCCACCGAGGGGGCGCGACGTTCTTCAGCGTGCTCGGCGAGCTGTTCATCACGGTCGGGGTGCTCGCGCTGCTGTTCGTGGCGTGGCAGCTGTGGATCGGCGACTGGATCGGCGCGGCCGAGAAGAACGCCGCCGGGCAGAGCATCAGCGAGCAGTGGGCCGACGAGTTCGCGGCATCCGCGTCGCCGTCCCCGAGCCAGACTCCGGCAGCGACGCCGAGCTCATCGCCCACGACCACCCCCACGACGAAGCCGGTGGTTCTCGGTGAGCCGAAGGACGCCGAGGTGTTCGGGGTCATGTACATCCCCCGCTTCGGCAAGGACTACAAGGTCCCCATGGCCGGGGGTGTGAGTCGCCCGCGTACGCTCGACCCGATCGGCATCGGCCACTACCCCGACACTCCGATGCCGGGCGCGGTGGGAAACGTCGCGCTGGCCGCCCACCGCACGACGTTCGGCAAGCCCTTCAATCAGATAGCGAAGCTGCACGTGGGCGATGCCATCGTCATCGAGACGAAAGCCGGCTGGTACACCTACCGCTTCCGCAACCTCGAATACGTCAAGCCCGATGCGGTCGATGTGCTGCTGCCGGTGCCACAGGAAAAGGGGCTGAAGGCCGACGGGCAGTATCTGACGATGACCAGCTGCAGCCCGATGTACTACAAGAGCGAGCGGATCGTCGCCTACAGCGTGTTCGAATCGTTCACGCCTCGCGCCGACGGCCGGCCCGACGTGTTGGAAGGGGTGAAGTGATGTACGCGGCACTGTGGCGCATTCTGCCCGGACCCTGGTGGGTGCGCGTGGTAATCCTGGTCGTGGTGGCAGCGGTGATCTTGTACGGCCTGTTCTTCTACGTCTTTCCGTGGGTCAGCGCGATCATCGACCCGCAAGACGTGACTGTGCAGTGACCCCGCGCAGTGACACTGTGCAGTGACCCGGTCCAGTGACAGATCTTCTCATCGTCGACAATCACGACAGCTTCGTGCACATCCTCGTCGACTACCTGCGGGGCCTGGGTGCGCGCGTCACGCTCGTCGAGGCTGACGCGATCGATCCCGCCACCGCACTCGACGACCACGAGGCGGTGCTGATCTCGCCGGGACCGGGCGCACCCGGCGACGCCGGCGCATCCGTTCCGCTCGTGCACGTGGCCTTCGAACGAGGGATGCCGCTGCTCGGCGTGTGCCTGGGGCATCAGGCCATCGCCGAAGCGTTCGGCGGCACTGTCGGACCGGCGCCCGAGCTCATGCACGGGATGGTCTCGCAGATCGTCCACGATGGCACAGGACTGTTCGAGGGGATGCCGCAGCCGTTCGCCGCCGGCAGGTACCACTCCCTCGCCGTGACCGCGGTGCCCGATGTGCTCGAGGTCACCGCGCGCACCGACAGCGGTACCGTCATGGGCCTGCGGCATCGCACGGCGGCCATCGTCGGAGTACAGTTCCACCCCGAAAGCGTGCTGACCCAGCACGGCCGCCGACTGCTGTCGAATTGGCTCGCGCAGATCGGCTGAGCAACGGCCGATCGCTACTGGTCGCCGGTGTCGCCGCCGCTGTCGGTGTCGCCGCCGCTGTCGGTGTCGCCGCCGCCGCTGTCATCGCCGGAATCGGCACCTCCGGAGCACGAGACCAACACCACCTCGGAGTGGATCGGCACTTCACCGGGACCTGCCGACTGCGACTTCACGGCACGCGGATCGTTGGCGGGACAGCTCGGGTCGTCTTGCACCTTCACGGTCAGCTTCAGCTCCTTCAGAGCGTCTTGGGCGGCATCGAGCGTGTAGCCCTGCTGGGTGAAGTCGACGACGGTGACGGTGCCGGTGGCGATCACGAGATCGACCGACGACCCCTTCGAGACCTTCTCGTCGGCGTCGGGGGTCGCGGTGACGACGATGTCAGCTTCGGTGTCGGGCTCGTCTTCGCGGCGCACCTGACCGAGTTCGAGGCCAGCCTCGCTCAGCGCCTGCTCGGCCTGCGCCCGGGAGAGGCCGACGAGCGTGGGAACCGTGGTCATCTCGGGTCCGGTGGACACATACACCGAGACCTCTGACTCCTTGTCGACCGAGATTCCGGCGGCCGGATCAGTGCGGATGACCTCGCCATCATCGACGGTCTCGCTGGGCGTGTCGACACGTTTGGCCACAAGGTCTTTGTCTTCGAGGGCCTGGCTCGCATCGGCGTATGTCATGCCGGCGACGGTGGGGACGATGCGCGAATCGCTCGGCATGATGCTGGTCGGATGAATCGTGAGCACCCACACCAGCACCGAGATCAGCAGCACCGCGAGAACCGCCACGCCGGCCCAGATCCAGGCCGCGGGGGGCCCTGCCTGCGTGCGCTTCATTGTGGGATCGGTGCTCAGCTGGCGCAGTGCGCGGGCGGTCTCGGCCGCCTGACGCGGGTCGGGACCATACAGGGCGTGGGCGAGGGTGTCGACCTCGCGCCGTGAGGGGTCTTTGCCGCCGACGGCGGCGTCGAGCGCCTCGCGAAAGGCCGCAGCGTCGGGAAATCGCTGGAAGGCGTCTTTGGCCAGGGCCTGCAGCACGACGGCGTCAAGCGCGCGCGGCACGGTGTCGACGAGTTCCGACGGCGGAACCGGCGCCTCGCTGACGTGCTGATACGCGACGGCCACCGGGGTGTCGCCACGGAACGGCTGGCGTCCGGTGAGCAGTTCATAGAGCACGATGCCGGCGGAGTAGATGTCGGTGCGTGCGTCGACGACATCGCCCTTGGCCTGCTCAGGCGAGAAGTATGCCGCGGTGCCCAGGATCGTCGTGGTCTCGGCCACCGTCGACGAGGAGTCGGAGACGGCGCGGGCGATGCCGAAGTCCATCACCTTGACCTGGCCCGAGCCGGTGACCATGACGTTGCCGGGCTTGATGTCGCGGTGCACCACTCCGGCGCGGTGCGAGTATTCGAGCGCCTCGAGAATGCCGTCGACGTAACGCACCGCGTCGCTCAAGGGCACCGGCCCGGCCGCGATGATGTCTTTGAGCAGTCGCCCGTGCACGAGCTCCATGACGATGTACGGAATCGGATGCGCGGTGCCACGATCGTCGACCTCGGTGTCTTCACCGGCGTCGTACACGCGCACGATGGCGGGGCTGGACATGCGCGACGCAGCCTGCGCTTCGAGACGGAACCGTGTACGGAAGGCGTTGTCGCGACTCAGCTCCGCGTCGAGGATCTTGATCGCGACGGGACGGCCGAGGGTG is drawn from Microbacterium protaetiae and contains these coding sequences:
- a CDS encoding ABC transporter permease, with product MSGSGDVLVTGATNPHLGPPAPSRMPRLGRRGRRRSLWAESFGRLIRIPAASVSIGLLVFMLLFSFVGPLLIGYTGDEINLRIANHIPTMDHWLGTDAYGRDVLTRLMFAGRISLTIGIASMLLSLILGAVLGIVAGYYGGLVDAVIMRAADLLMSIPGLPLLIVMAAVLSELKVRPESRIYVVMILLSVIGWPSLARLIRGQVLSLREAPYMRAAEVLGLSAASRQFRHLLPNVMPLLIVVATLSTASGILSESALSFLGLGVVPPNASWGNMISAANNLIDFQQHWWLWVPPGVALLITVAAINVLGDRLRDVFDPRMRK
- a CDS encoding ABC transporter ATP-binding protein, with the translated sequence MPSALPAASGPSQPLVRVEDLTVRFPSGGGHRVVVDGIGFEIEAGQVVSIVGESGSGKSLTALSLLKLVDEPGEISGGRVLFDGNDVLTLRRTALQRVRGGEVGMIFQEPMRSLNPVFTIGRQLIETIRAHESVSRSQAYERSVEWLKRVGLPDPDRIMGSYPHELSGGMLQRAMIAVALCCDPKLLIADEPTTALDVTIQAQIIDLILDLRDETGMAVLFITHDLGVVAEVADVVLVMYDGQIIERGDVFTVFERPQHPYTDALLRARPMPGARLDRLPIISDEVRRMASRRPESAGVDA
- a CDS encoding ATP-binding cassette domain-containing protein, with protein sequence MTNATVRSGDQPATRNVDEDFLVEATDIVKVFHSRGGGRRASKDEVRAVDGVSLSIREGEMFGLVGESGSGKTTFGQSILRMHEPTSGSVRFRGEEILGLSRGQLRRLRPRMQYVFQDPFSALNPRLSIAAAIGEPMRAHGLATGNDERDRVIDVLAQCGMEADALDRYPHEFSGGQRQRIVIARAMALRPEFVVADEPVSALDVSVQGQIVNLLCDLRDQQHTSFLFISHDLSVVEHMCTAVAIMYRGVVVEQGTRDQIFTDPRHPYTQELLAAVPIADPRERGRRRGRRASREWDDRTAPRAALRDIGDGHLLAL
- a CDS encoding class E sortase, with product MTDSPDAGESRRARRGPARATHRGGATFFSVLGELFITVGVLALLFVAWQLWIGDWIGAAEKNAAGQSISEQWADEFAASASPSPSQTPAATPSSSPTTTPTTKPVVLGEPKDAEVFGVMYIPRFGKDYKVPMAGGVSRPRTLDPIGIGHYPDTPMPGAVGNVALAAHRTTFGKPFNQIAKLHVGDAIVIETKAGWYTYRFRNLEYVKPDAVDVLLPVPQEKGLKADGQYLTMTSCSPMYYKSERIVAYSVFESFTPRADGRPDVLEGVK
- a CDS encoding anthranilate synthase component II; amino-acid sequence: MTDLLIVDNHDSFVHILVDYLRGLGARVTLVEADAIDPATALDDHEAVLISPGPGAPGDAGASVPLVHVAFERGMPLLGVCLGHQAIAEAFGGTVGPAPELMHGMVSQIVHDGTGLFEGMPQPFAAGRYHSLAVTAVPDVLEVTARTDSGTVMGLRHRTAAIVGVQFHPESVLTQHGRRLLSNWLAQIG
- the pknB gene encoding Stk1 family PASTA domain-containing Ser/Thr kinase; translation: MESDVAAEARVLSGRYRVDEPIGHGGMASVFRGYDLTLGRPVAIKILDAELSRDNAFRTRFRLEAQAASRMSSPAIVRVYDAGEDTEVDDRGTAHPIPYIVMELVHGRLLKDIIAAGPVPLSDAVRYVDGILEALEYSHRAGVVHRDIKPGNVMVTGSGQVKVMDFGIARAVSDSSSTVAETTTILGTAAYFSPEQAKGDVVDARTDIYSAGIVLYELLTGRQPFRGDTPVAVAYQHVSEAPVPPSELVDTVPRALDAVVLQALAKDAFQRFPDAAAFREALDAAVGGKDPSRREVDTLAHALYGPDPRQAAETARALRQLSTDPTMKRTQAGPPAAWIWAGVAVLAVLLISVLVWVLTIHPTSIMPSDSRIVPTVAGMTYADASQALEDKDLVAKRVDTPSETVDDGEVIRTDPAAGISVDKESEVSVYVSTGPEMTTVPTLVGLSRAQAEQALSEAGLELGQVRREDEPDTEADIVVTATPDADEKVSKGSSVDLVIATGTVTVVDFTQQGYTLDAAQDALKELKLTVKVQDDPSCPANDPRAVKSQSAGPGEVPIHSEVVLVSCSGGADSGDDSGGGDTDSGGDTDSGGDTGDQ